In Massilia antarctica, the following are encoded in one genomic region:
- a CDS encoding putative signal transducing protein has translation MQDTLNGPESFPGDGTADGTAETEAIQGRDLFIVATFFTPTDAHLARSFLVAAGIPAVVADANLAQANQFLLPAMGGVRVLAPEEYLQQAQDLLAAREHGDFTLSEDADVGPSA, from the coding sequence ATGCAAGATACCCTGAACGGCCCTGAGTCCTTCCCCGGGGACGGAACGGCCGATGGCACGGCCGAAACAGAAGCGATCCAGGGGCGCGACCTGTTCATCGTCGCGACCTTCTTCACGCCCACCGATGCGCATCTGGCGCGCAGCTTCCTGGTTGCGGCCGGCATTCCCGCCGTCGTGGCCGACGCCAACCTGGCGCAGGCCAACCAGTTCCTGCTGCCGGCAATGGGCGGCGTGCGCGTGCTGGCGCCCGAAGAGTACCTGCAACAGGCGCAGGACCTGCTGGCCGCGCGCGAGCATGGCGACTTCACCCTGAGCGAGGACGCCGATGTCGGTCCCTCCGCCTAG
- a CDS encoding acyl-CoA dehydrogenase family protein, whose amino-acid sequence MEMNMCGTSPWMTEELEGFRDAVRRFVAGEVAPHQQRWREQQHVDRDLWHKGGAMGILCADIPEQYGGSGGSFAHQAIVFEELGYCGDMAFGIHVHAIVAHYLLNQGTQAQKLKYLPKLASGEMVAAIAMSEPGAGSDLKGIRTSAVRTADGYKVNGSKTFISNGYLADLVVVVVKTDADAGARGVSLLLMETKDNPGFRVGRILEKVGQKGQDTCELFFDDAHVALDNVLGGVEGQGFAQLMTELPYERTILGVAGVAAIERALRLTIDHTRERRAFGQALIDMQNTRFVLAEIKTEATIARIFIDRCIAETIAGRMDTVTASMAKYWISDLQCKVIDQCVQLFGGYGYMLEYPIAQMYVDARVQRIYGGANEIMKEIIARSL is encoded by the coding sequence ATGGAAATGAACATGTGCGGCACCTCGCCCTGGATGACAGAAGAACTGGAAGGCTTTCGCGACGCCGTGCGCCGCTTCGTGGCCGGCGAAGTGGCGCCGCACCAGCAGCGCTGGCGCGAGCAGCAGCACGTCGACCGCGACCTGTGGCACAAGGGCGGCGCCATGGGTATCCTGTGCGCCGACATTCCCGAGCAGTACGGCGGTTCCGGCGGCAGCTTCGCGCACCAGGCGATCGTGTTCGAGGAACTGGGCTATTGCGGCGACATGGCCTTCGGCATCCACGTGCATGCCATCGTCGCCCATTACCTGCTCAACCAGGGCACGCAAGCGCAAAAGCTCAAATACCTGCCCAAGCTGGCCAGCGGCGAGATGGTGGCGGCGATCGCCATGTCCGAGCCGGGCGCCGGCTCCGATCTGAAAGGCATCCGCACCAGCGCCGTCAGGACGGCCGACGGCTACAAGGTCAACGGCTCCAAGACCTTCATCTCGAACGGCTACCTGGCCGACCTGGTCGTGGTGGTCGTCAAGACCGATGCCGACGCGGGCGCCAGGGGTGTCTCGCTGCTGCTGATGGAAACGAAGGACAACCCGGGCTTTCGCGTGGGCCGCATCCTGGAGAAGGTCGGGCAAAAGGGCCAGGACACCTGCGAACTGTTTTTTGATGATGCCCATGTGGCGCTCGACAATGTGCTGGGCGGCGTGGAAGGCCAGGGCTTCGCCCAGCTGATGACGGAGCTGCCCTACGAACGCACCATCCTCGGCGTGGCCGGCGTGGCCGCGATCGAGCGCGCGCTGCGCCTGACAATCGACCACACGCGCGAGCGGCGCGCCTTCGGCCAGGCCTTGATCGACATGCAGAACACGCGCTTCGTGCTGGCCGAAATCAAGACGGAGGCGACGATTGCGCGCATCTTCATCGACCGCTGCATCGCCGAGACCATCGCCGGACGGATGGATACCGTGACCGCCTCGATGGCCAAATACTGGATCTCGGATCTGCAATGCAAGGTGATCGACCAGTGCGTGCAGCTCTTTGGCGGCTACGGCTACATGCTCGAATACCCGATCGCCCAGATGTACGTGGACGCACGGGTGCAGCGCATCTACGGCGGCGCCAATGAGATCATGAAGGAAATCATCGCCCGTTCACTTTAG
- a CDS encoding SGNH/GDSL hydrolase family protein — translation MSIRCILPVLLLLWVQAAAASGPRWVASWGASPQARWDDSFILPVGMPASFEQQSVRDVVRLSVGGRRLRIVLSNRHGATPLQVGEMRVGLAGDGAAVVAGSSRAVTFAGSVHTSAAPGAVLVSDPVDLPAAALARLAITTYYPTPTPVSTFHWGAQQTPYLVQGNATAADNLPAAARFAGRAFLNAVLVEAPAGARSVVVLGDSITDGNGSSPDQDRRWTDVLAQRLAPAGVGVVNAGISGARLLGDRMGANALARFDQDVLAQPGVASVIVMMGINDIGWPGSPFAPHDPAMSAERVVDALRQLIARARAHNVRIVGATLIPFEGALAGTPFEGHYSPAKEVVRQNVNRWIVSGGQFDAVFDADAVLRDPARPSRMRAEYDSGDHLHPGDAGYRALAHALDVSALMGKSEHRTEPDGARRRPRR, via the coding sequence ATGTCGATACGGTGCATATTGCCAGTGCTGTTGCTGTTGTGGGTGCAGGCTGCGGCCGCCAGTGGCCCGCGCTGGGTCGCCAGTTGGGGCGCCAGTCCCCAGGCACGCTGGGACGACAGCTTCATCCTGCCGGTCGGGATGCCGGCATCATTCGAGCAGCAGTCGGTGCGCGACGTCGTGCGGCTGAGCGTGGGCGGGCGGCGCCTGCGCATCGTGCTGTCGAACCGTCATGGCGCGACGCCGCTGCAAGTGGGCGAGATGCGGGTCGGCCTGGCCGGTGACGGCGCCGCCGTGGTAGCGGGCAGCAGCCGCGCGGTGACTTTTGCGGGCAGTGTCCATACCAGCGCGGCGCCCGGTGCGGTGCTGGTCAGCGATCCGGTCGACCTGCCTGCCGCTGCGCTGGCGCGGCTGGCCATTACAACGTACTACCCGACGCCCACGCCGGTATCGACGTTCCACTGGGGCGCGCAGCAAACGCCGTATCTGGTGCAGGGCAATGCCACGGCGGCGGACAACCTGCCGGCGGCGGCGCGTTTCGCGGGACGCGCGTTCCTCAACGCGGTGCTGGTCGAGGCCCCTGCCGGTGCACGCAGCGTGGTGGTGCTGGGCGACTCGATCACCGACGGCAATGGCTCCTCGCCCGACCAGGACCGGCGCTGGACCGATGTGCTGGCGCAGCGCCTGGCGCCGGCCGGCGTGGGCGTCGTCAACGCCGGCATCTCCGGCGCGCGCCTGCTGGGGGACCGCATGGGCGCCAATGCGCTGGCGCGCTTCGACCAGGATGTGCTGGCGCAGCCCGGCGTGGCCAGCGTGATCGTCATGATGGGTATTAACGACATCGGCTGGCCCGGCAGTCCGTTCGCGCCGCACGATCCGGCCATGAGCGCGGAGCGGGTGGTGGACGCCTTGCGCCAGCTGATCGCGCGCGCCCGCGCCCACAATGTGCGCATCGTTGGCGCCACGCTCATCCCGTTCGAGGGCGCGTTGGCCGGCACGCCGTTTGAAGGCCATTACAGCCCGGCCAAGGAAGTAGTGCGCCAGAATGTGAACCGCTGGATCGTCAGCGGCGGGCAATTCGATGCGGTGTTCGATGCCGATGCCGTGCTGCGCGATCCTGCGCGGCCTTCGCGCATGCGGGCCGAATACGACTCGGGCGACCATTTGCATCCGGGCGACGCCGGCTACCGCGCGCTGGCCCACGCCCTCGATGTGAGCGCGCTGATGGGTAAAAGTGAGCATCGCACTGAACCAGATGGTGCCCGGCGACGTCCAAGGAGGTGA
- a CDS encoding LysR family transcriptional regulator, with protein sequence MDTLRLMHLFTRAVDLGSLSAVAREAGSTQPTVSKAINALEAHLGVRLLERSTTGLLATAEGLRFHERARRLLDEYEDALADVRGHARQAEGLLRVNAPVALGQFHLNALAREFLALHPDIEIELILNDRFVDLVGDSVDVAVRLGGPLPPDAVARTIAASPRALVAAPSYLAQHARIERPDDLGRYEFIRFAWLPAGDEIELHRGAESMTVTTRGRYRVNNALAIRDSLLAGAGVGLCPHWLVHDLVQAGQLVRVLPAWSGTPQQVALVYPSRRYQPARARLFMDFLAQRIGALPGLTAAIDR encoded by the coding sequence ATGGATACCCTGCGTTTGATGCACCTGTTCACCCGCGCCGTCGACCTGGGCAGCCTGTCGGCGGTCGCACGCGAAGCCGGCTCCACGCAGCCGACGGTCAGCAAGGCGATCAATGCGCTGGAGGCGCATTTGGGCGTGCGCCTGCTCGAACGCAGCACCACCGGCCTGCTGGCGACGGCCGAGGGCTTGCGCTTTCACGAACGCGCGCGGCGCCTGCTCGACGAGTATGAGGACGCGCTGGCGGACGTGCGTGGTCACGCGCGGCAAGCGGAAGGCCTGCTGCGCGTGAACGCCCCGGTGGCGCTGGGCCAGTTTCATCTGAACGCGCTGGCGCGGGAATTCCTGGCGCTGCATCCGGATATCGAGATCGAGCTCATTCTCAACGACCGCTTCGTCGACCTGGTCGGCGATAGTGTGGACGTGGCCGTGCGCCTGGGCGGGCCGCTGCCGCCCGATGCCGTCGCACGCACGATTGCGGCATCGCCGCGCGCGCTGGTGGCGGCGCCCTCCTATCTGGCGCAGCACGCACGCATCGAACGGCCGGACGATCTGGGGCGCTACGAATTCATTCGCTTTGCGTGGCTGCCCGCGGGCGACGAGATTGAACTGCACCGCGGGGCGGAGTCGATGACGGTCACCACGCGCGGGCGCTATCGGGTCAATAACGCGCTGGCGATCCGCGACAGCCTGCTGGCCGGCGCCGGGGTCGGCCTGTGCCCGCACTGGCTGGTGCACGACCTGGTGCAGGCGGGCCAGTTGGTGCGGGTGCTACCGGCGTGGAGCGGCACGCCGCAGCAAGTGGCACTGGTGTATCCGTCGCGGCGCTACCAGCCGGCACGCGCACGCCTGTTCATGGATTTTCTGGCACAGCGGATCGGCGCGCTGCCAGGATTGACAGCGGCGATCGACCGCTAG
- a CDS encoding TetR/AcrR family transcriptional regulator gives MSSTVASALKNKVSVTTEKGLGRAHDILRAARTVLAAEGYAGLSMRRVALEVGMSLSNVQHYYQSKDALLEALLLYTMDLFQSKMDSISAAMTSASRLDQFFSTCDMFLDEITDPVTHAIFFEIWALASRNAFASNLMDTMMARERKAIFKLIRGLNPAIGDDEYRQRAILMVAQIEGLMLFRLDKAGRRAEFLAVRASVRKVLLALATVP, from the coding sequence ATGTCCAGTACCGTCGCCAGCGCCCTCAAGAACAAAGTCTCCGTCACCACCGAAAAAGGGTTGGGGCGGGCCCACGACATCCTGCGCGCGGCGCGCACCGTGCTGGCGGCCGAGGGTTATGCGGGGCTGTCGATGCGCAGGGTGGCGCTGGAAGTGGGCATGAGCCTCTCGAACGTGCAGCACTACTATCAGAGCAAGGATGCGCTGCTCGAAGCGCTGCTGCTCTATACGATGGACCTGTTCCAGTCGAAGATGGATTCGATTTCGGCGGCCATGACGAGCGCCTCGCGCCTCGACCAGTTCTTCTCGACCTGCGACATGTTCCTCGACGAGATCACCGACCCGGTCACGCATGCGATCTTCTTCGAGATCTGGGCCCTGGCGTCGCGCAACGCCTTCGCCTCGAACCTGATGGATACCATGATGGCGCGCGAGCGCAAGGCCATCTTCAAGCTCATTCGCGGCCTCAATCCCGCCATCGGCGACGATGAATACCGCCAGCGCGCCATTCTGATGGTGGCGCAGATCGAGGGCTTGATGCTGTTCCGGCTCGATAAGGCCGGGCGGCGCGCCGAATTCCTGGCGGTGCGCGCCTCGGTGCGCAAGGTGCTGCTGGCGCTGGCCACGGTGCCATAG
- the mutL gene encoding DNA mismatch repair endonuclease MutL, which yields MNAPISAHRPIQALPDQLISQIAAGEVVERPSAVVKELLENALDAGATQITVRLEEGGVKRIAITDNGRGIAPDQLPLALARHATSKIASLTDLENVATLGFRGEALASIAAVAAVSVTSRTADAPHAWEIVGSHHGTVAPASGAHGTTIDVQDLYFNTPARRKFLKSEQTEYGHCAEVVRRIALARPDVAFSLSHNGRTIDHWNVSEMARRSAHILGSDFAEARLAIDESAGPLRVHGYAGLPTASKARADGQFFYVNGRYVRDKLLVHAVRAAYQDVLHGDRFPSYVLALDLDPSLVDVNVHPSKIEVRFRDSRAVHQFVFHAVQRALAKTSATDHGSVPPPQMAAEVGGASTWRREHEQTSFGAQLSATYSPSPYPPGSRYDGPGVAQTMDSYGALFSGASGGANAASAPVTPYTAPAQSMSNDEYPLGFALAQLHGIYILAQNTKGLVLVDMHAAHERILYEQLKNALDARVGGQEMQVQALLIPVTFFADPVEVGTAQENRETLQALGFDIAALSPTTLAVRSVPALLKNADAQTLARDVLRDVREFGGSRVLIERRNELLGTLACHTAVRANRILNQPEMNALLRQMESTERADQCNHGRPTWVQLDISSLDKLFLRGQ from the coding sequence ATGAACGCTCCTATTTCCGCGCACCGCCCGATCCAGGCCCTCCCCGACCAGCTGATTTCGCAAATTGCCGCCGGCGAGGTGGTCGAGCGGCCGTCCGCCGTGGTCAAGGAATTGCTCGAAAACGCGCTCGACGCCGGTGCTACCCAGATCACGGTACGCCTGGAAGAAGGCGGCGTGAAACGCATCGCGATCACCGATAACGGCCGCGGCATCGCGCCCGACCAGCTGCCGCTCGCCCTGGCCCGCCACGCGACCTCCAAGATCGCCTCCCTGACCGACCTGGAAAACGTGGCCACTCTCGGCTTTCGCGGCGAGGCGCTCGCGTCCATCGCGGCCGTGGCCGCCGTCTCGGTCACCTCGCGCACCGCCGATGCGCCGCACGCCTGGGAAATCGTCGGCTCGCATCACGGCACCGTCGCCCCGGCCTCCGGCGCCCACGGCACCACCATCGATGTCCAGGACCTGTACTTCAATACGCCGGCACGGCGCAAGTTCCTCAAATCGGAACAGACCGAATACGGCCATTGCGCTGAAGTGGTGCGCCGCATCGCCCTGGCGCGCCCGGACGTGGCGTTTTCGCTGTCGCACAACGGCCGCACCATCGATCACTGGAACGTGAGCGAGATGGCGCGCCGCAGCGCCCATATCCTCGGCAGCGATTTCGCCGAAGCGCGCCTGGCCATCGACGAATCGGCCGGCCCCCTGCGCGTGCACGGCTACGCCGGCCTGCCCACCGCATCCAAGGCGCGCGCCGATGGCCAGTTCTTCTACGTGAACGGGCGCTACGTGCGCGACAAGCTGCTGGTGCACGCGGTGCGCGCAGCCTACCAGGACGTGCTGCACGGCGACCGCTTCCCGTCCTACGTGCTGGCGCTGGACCTCGACCCGTCGCTGGTCGACGTCAACGTGCATCCGTCCAAGATCGAAGTGCGCTTTCGCGACAGCCGCGCGGTGCACCAGTTCGTGTTCCACGCGGTCCAGCGCGCGCTGGCCAAGACCTCGGCCACGGACCACGGCAGCGTGCCGCCGCCGCAGATGGCCGCTGAAGTGGGCGGCGCGTCGACATGGCGCCGCGAGCATGAGCAGACCAGCTTCGGCGCCCAGCTCTCGGCCACCTATTCGCCTTCGCCCTACCCGCCCGGCAGCCGCTACGACGGCCCCGGCGTGGCGCAGACAATGGACAGCTACGGCGCCCTTTTTTCCGGCGCTTCCGGCGGCGCCAATGCGGCCAGCGCGCCCGTCACGCCCTACACGGCGCCGGCGCAGAGCATGTCGAACGATGAATACCCGCTCGGCTTCGCGCTGGCCCAGCTGCACGGTATCTATATCCTGGCCCAGAATACCAAGGGCCTGGTGCTGGTCGACATGCACGCCGCGCACGAACGCATCCTGTACGAACAGCTGAAAAACGCACTCGACGCGCGGGTCGGCGGCCAGGAGATGCAGGTCCAGGCGCTCCTGATCCCGGTGACTTTCTTCGCCGACCCGGTGGAAGTGGGCACCGCCCAGGAAAACCGCGAGACCTTGCAGGCGCTCGGCTTCGACATTGCGGCACTCTCGCCCACCACCCTGGCGGTGCGCTCGGTGCCGGCCCTGCTCAAGAACGCCGATGCGCAGACGCTGGCGCGCGACGTGCTGCGCGATGTGCGCGAATTCGGCGGCTCGCGCGTGCTGATCGAGCGCCGCAACGAGCTGCTCGGCACCCTGGCCTGCCACACGGCGGTGCGCGCCAACCGCATCCTGAACCAGCCCGAAATGAACGCCCTGCTGCGCCAGATGGAAAGCACCGAACGCGCCGACCAGTGCAACCACGGGCGTCCGACCTGGGTGCAGCTCGACATCTCCTCGCTCGACAAGCTGTTCCTGCGCGGCCAATGA
- the miaA gene encoding tRNA (adenosine(37)-N6)-dimethylallyltransferase MiaA has product MKPFAVAIMGPTASGKTAAALAIARAIPAEIISVDSALVYREMDIGTAKPTPEELASAPHHLIDIIDPTESYSVAQFRDDTLRLVADISARGKLALLVGGTMMYFKGLADGLDDLPVADPALRVQLDAEAAIIGWPGMHDKLRALDPATADRLAPNDAQRINRALEIIALSGKPMSELLAKREKTELPFDLLSFGLEPSDRKVLHARIAARFDQMLGARDDTGIVAEVAGLRARGDLHPGLPSMRCVGYRQAWDYLDGKIDRASLRETGIIATRQLAKRQLTWLRSMPERVVIDCLSDNPAGQMLDLIVARQQK; this is encoded by the coding sequence ATGAAACCATTCGCTGTTGCCATCATGGGCCCGACCGCGTCGGGCAAGACCGCCGCCGCGCTGGCGATCGCGCGCGCGATTCCCGCCGAGATCATCTCGGTCGATTCGGCGCTGGTGTACCGGGAGATGGATATCGGCACCGCCAAGCCGACCCCGGAGGAACTGGCCAGCGCGCCGCACCACCTGATCGACATCATCGATCCGACCGAATCGTATTCGGTGGCCCAGTTCCGCGACGATACCTTGCGCCTGGTGGCGGACATCAGCGCGCGCGGCAAACTGGCGCTGCTGGTCGGCGGGACCATGATGTACTTCAAGGGCTTGGCCGACGGCCTGGACGACTTGCCGGTGGCCGATCCGGCCCTGCGCGTGCAGCTCGACGCCGAAGCGGCCATCATCGGCTGGCCGGGCATGCACGACAAGCTGCGCGCGCTCGATCCGGCCACGGCCGACCGGCTCGCGCCCAACGACGCCCAGCGTATCAACCGGGCGCTGGAAATCATCGCGCTGTCGGGCAAGCCGATGTCGGAGCTGCTGGCCAAGCGCGAAAAAACCGAACTGCCCTTCGATCTGCTGTCGTTCGGCCTGGAGCCGTCGGACCGCAAGGTGCTTCACGCACGCATCGCCGCCCGCTTCGACCAGATGCTGGGCGCGCGCGACGATACGGGCATCGTGGCCGAAGTGGCCGGCCTGCGCGCACGCGGCGACCTGCATCCGGGCTTGCCGTCGATGCGCTGCGTGGGTTACCGCCAGGCGTGGGATTATCTCGATGGCAAGATCGATCGCGCGTCCCTGCGCGAAACCGGCATCATCGCCACCCGCCAGTTGGCCAAGCGCCAGCTGACCTGGCTGCGCTCGATGCCGGAGCGGGTGGTGATTGATTGCCTGAGTGACAACCCCGCCGGACAGATGCTGGACTTGATCGTAGCCCGGCAGCAAAAATAA
- a CDS encoding lipid-transfer protein, which yields MSRNVFVTGVGMIPFAKPGASAPYDQMGALAARQALDDAGVAYDDIEQAYAGYVYGDSTSGQKALYQVGMSGIPIVNVNNNCSTGSTALFLARQAIASGAAECVLVLGFEQMSPGALGSVFADRPSPFEPFDRVTDELVGMPDMPLALRYFGGAGLAHMKKYGTPFDAFAKIRAKASRHAVNNPLALFRKEVTTQDVLDSPMIWPGVMTRLMACPPTCGAAAAVLVSEDFAKKRGLKANVYIAAQAMTTDRPSTFESGDMMRLVGYDMSRAAADKVYAQAGIGPGELDVVELHDCFAHNELITYEALGLCPEGGADKFINDGDNTYGGKVVTNPSGGLLSKGHPVGATGLAQCYELTHQLRGSAGARQVDGARVALQHNLGLGGACVVTMYRAA from the coding sequence ATGAGCCGCAACGTTTTTGTCACTGGCGTGGGCATGATCCCCTTCGCCAAGCCGGGCGCCAGTGCGCCGTACGACCAGATGGGCGCCCTGGCCGCGCGCCAGGCGCTCGACGACGCGGGCGTGGCCTACGACGACATCGAGCAGGCTTACGCCGGCTACGTGTATGGCGACTCGACCAGCGGCCAGAAGGCGCTGTACCAGGTCGGCATGAGCGGCATCCCGATCGTCAACGTGAATAACAACTGCTCGACCGGATCGACCGCCCTGTTCCTGGCGCGCCAGGCCATCGCCAGCGGCGCCGCCGAATGCGTGCTGGTACTCGGCTTCGAGCAAATGAGCCCGGGCGCGCTCGGTTCCGTGTTCGCCGACCGTCCCAGCCCGTTCGAGCCGTTCGACCGTGTGACCGATGAACTGGTCGGCATGCCCGACATGCCGCTGGCGCTGCGCTACTTCGGCGGTGCCGGCCTGGCCCACATGAAAAAATATGGCACCCCGTTCGACGCCTTTGCCAAGATCCGCGCCAAGGCCAGCCGCCACGCCGTCAATAATCCACTGGCGCTGTTCCGCAAGGAAGTCACCACCCAGGACGTGCTGGATTCGCCCATGATCTGGCCGGGTGTGATGACCCGCCTGATGGCCTGCCCGCCGACCTGCGGCGCGGCGGCGGCGGTGCTGGTGTCGGAAGATTTCGCGAAAAAGCGCGGCCTGAAGGCGAATGTGTATATCGCCGCGCAAGCGATGACCACCGACCGCCCCAGCACGTTCGAGTCGGGCGACATGATGCGCCTGGTCGGCTACGACATGAGCCGCGCCGCCGCCGACAAGGTGTACGCGCAGGCCGGCATTGGCCCGGGCGAGCTCGATGTCGTCGAACTGCACGACTGCTTCGCCCACAATGAACTGATCACCTACGAAGCGCTGGGCCTGTGCCCCGAAGGCGGCGCCGACAAATTCATCAACGACGGCGACAATACCTACGGCGGCAAGGTCGTCACCAATCCATCCGGAGGCCTGCTCTCGAAAGGGCACCCGGTGGGCGCCACCGGCCTGGCCCAGTGCTATGAGCTGACCCACCAGCTGCGCGGCAGCGCCGGCGCGCGCCAGGTCGACGGCGCCCGCGTCGCCCTCCAGCACAACCTTGGCCTGGGCGGCGCCTGCGTGGTCACCATGTACCGGGCCGCATGA
- a CDS encoding multidrug effflux MFS transporter — translation MTMRQTDSIAPLAQYAHAPILLLIIGFLMLQPLSTDLYLASLPSLATGFGAPAATVQLTLSMFVIGFGGAQLVIGPLSDRFGRRPVLLWGLSLYVVASLLCAAAPNIGLLIGARFLQALGCCSGVIVARAIVRDAYAPADSVRVIARASSWLSLAPLSGPILGSYLQVAFGWRAAFVALSILSALLLAAVALRLPETNVHKNPRATEFRGLVANYRLVLGAREFWAHALPGALSFGSIFAFISGSSLVLIRVLGVPTAWFGYCFALGVSGYLTGTIVCRRLLPLFGAAVTLRIGSTLSLAAGAVFLAAVGAGLAHWSVVVLAMFMTMGAHGINFPVSQSGSVSPFPQQAGTAAGLMGALYMCVAFGVGTVVGASFDGTLYPLALVSCGLGLAVFASVRMTAAPVARAAS, via the coding sequence ATGACGATGCGCCAGACCGACTCCATCGCCCCGCTGGCGCAGTACGCGCACGCACCGATCCTCCTGCTGATCATCGGCTTCCTGATGCTGCAGCCGCTGTCCACCGATTTGTACCTGGCGTCGCTCCCAAGCCTGGCTACCGGCTTCGGCGCGCCGGCCGCCACCGTGCAACTGACCTTGTCGATGTTCGTGATCGGCTTCGGCGGGGCACAGCTGGTCATCGGCCCGCTGTCGGACCGCTTCGGACGCCGCCCGGTGCTGCTATGGGGCTTGTCGCTGTATGTGGTGGCCAGCCTGCTGTGCGCGGCCGCGCCCAATATCGGCCTGCTGATCGGGGCGCGCTTCCTGCAGGCGCTGGGCTGCTGCTCGGGCGTGATCGTGGCGCGCGCGATCGTGCGCGACGCCTATGCGCCGGCCGACAGCGTGCGCGTCATCGCGCGCGCCAGTTCCTGGCTCTCGCTGGCGCCCCTCAGCGGCCCCATTCTCGGCTCGTATCTTCAGGTGGCCTTCGGCTGGCGCGCTGCGTTCGTGGCGCTGTCGATCCTGTCGGCGCTGCTGCTGGCGGCGGTCGCGCTGCGCCTGCCCGAGACCAATGTGCATAAAAATCCCAGGGCGACCGAGTTCCGTGGCCTCGTGGCGAATTACCGGCTGGTGCTCGGTGCGCGCGAATTCTGGGCGCATGCCCTGCCCGGCGCGCTGTCGTTCGGATCGATCTTCGCCTTCATTTCCGGTTCCTCGCTGGTGCTGATCCGCGTGCTGGGGGTGCCGACCGCGTGGTTCGGCTACTGCTTCGCGCTTGGCGTGTCCGGCTACCTGACCGGCACCATCGTGTGCCGCCGCCTGCTGCCGCTGTTCGGCGCGGCCGTCACCTTGCGCATCGGCAGCACCCTGTCCCTGGCCGCCGGCGCGGTGTTCCTGGCCGCCGTCGGCGCGGGCCTGGCGCATTGGAGCGTGGTGGTGCTGGCCATGTTCATGACGATGGGCGCGCACGGGATTAATTTTCCGGTGTCGCAATCCGGTTCGGTCTCGCCCTTCCCGCAGCAGGCCGGCACCGCCGCCGGTTTGATGGGCGCTTTATATATGTGCGTGGCGTTCGGCGTCGGCACCGTCGTCGGCGCGAGCTTCGACGGCACGCTGTATCCGCTGGCGCTGGTGTCGTGCGGGCTCGGTCTGGCCGTGTTTGCGTCGGTGCGGATGACCGCCGCGCCAGTTGCGAGGGCCGCGTCATGA
- a CDS encoding CaiB/BaiF CoA transferase family protein has translation MAGPLAGIKVIEMAGLGPCPFAAMMLADMGAQVIRIERKSAPGAATPFPMLGTKYDVLARGRRSLALDLKQPAAQAVAFELIAKADVVLEGFRPGVMERLGLGPDACLARNAALVYGRVTGWGQTGPLAQAAGHDINYIALSGMLHAMGRADAPPAPPLNLVGDFGGGGMMLAFGVVCAVLEARASGKGQVIDAAMTDGAALLGAMMYGLRAQGGWNDRREANLLDGGAHFYDTYACADGKFVSVGAIEPQFYALLLKLAGTDDLAFDAQMDPASWPSLSDKLAALFARRTRADWCALMEGTDSCFAPVLDLDEAPLHAHNAARATFVEVDGVMQPAPAPRFSRTVPELSSAPAYPGQHSAAVLSDWGWDDAKVAGLAAQGII, from the coding sequence ATGGCAGGACCGCTGGCAGGAATCAAAGTGATCGAAATGGCAGGCCTCGGACCTTGTCCGTTCGCGGCCATGATGTTGGCCGACATGGGCGCGCAAGTGATCCGCATCGAGCGCAAGAGCGCGCCCGGCGCGGCCACCCCGTTCCCCATGCTGGGCACCAAGTACGACGTGCTGGCGCGCGGACGGCGTTCGCTGGCGCTGGACCTCAAGCAGCCGGCCGCGCAAGCGGTCGCGTTTGAGCTCATCGCCAAAGCCGACGTGGTGCTCGAAGGCTTCCGTCCCGGCGTGATGGAACGGCTCGGGCTCGGCCCGGACGCCTGCCTGGCGCGCAACGCCGCGCTGGTGTACGGGCGCGTTACCGGCTGGGGCCAGACCGGCCCGCTGGCGCAGGCGGCGGGCCACGACATCAACTACATCGCATTGAGCGGCATGCTGCACGCGATGGGGCGTGCCGATGCGCCGCCGGCCCCGCCCCTGAACCTGGTGGGCGACTTCGGCGGGGGAGGGATGATGCTCGCCTTCGGCGTGGTCTGCGCCGTGCTGGAGGCGCGTGCTTCGGGCAAGGGCCAGGTGATCGACGCCGCCATGACCGACGGCGCCGCGCTCCTCGGCGCCATGATGTACGGCTTGCGCGCGCAGGGCGGCTGGAACGACCGGCGCGAGGCCAACCTGCTCGACGGCGGCGCCCATTTCTACGACACCTACGCCTGCGCCGACGGCAAGTTCGTGTCGGTGGGCGCGATCGAACCGCAGTTCTACGCCCTGCTGCTCAAGCTCGCCGGCACCGACGACCTGGCCTTCGACGCCCAGATGGACCCGGCCAGCTGGCCGTCCCTGAGCGACAAACTGGCGGCGCTGTTTGCGCGGCGCACGCGCGCCGACTGGTGCGCGCTGATGGAGGGAACCGACTCTTGCTTCGCGCCCGTACTCGACTTGGACGAAGCGCCCCTGCATGCGCACAACGCCGCCCGCGCCACCTTCGTGGAGGTCGACGGCGTGATGCAGCCCGCGCCAGCCCCGCGTTTTTCGCGCACGGTGCCGGAGCTGAGCAGCGCGCCGGCGTACCCCGGCCAGCACAGCGCGGCGGTACTCAGCGACTGGGGCTGGGATGACGCCAAGGTCGCCGGCCTGGCCGCGCAGGGCATTATTTAA